Within Limanda limanda chromosome 1, fLimLim1.1, whole genome shotgun sequence, the genomic segment GAAACTTCAGGGTCTATAAATAGACAAATATAAAAAGCTCAATGGGCCACATGTAAAGGTGTCTATGTTGGAtttcataaaacattttcatttcaaggGATTCTGCTTGAGGTATCCTGTTGTGGCCACTGAGACGTGCTACTCAGAGAAGAGTGTGTAGGTCCCAAAAAAACcctgttataaaatatatatctttctGAGGCGGATTGTGATTCCTCTCACAAGCACCTAATGCAGCAAATCACCACAGCTTCAgttttcagtttgaatgaaaGGTAAGGGTTAAGATCTTACAACTATTTCATAATGTGAAAAATAACACAGATGATCATAGATAGCATCTGGAAACAAAAGACCAAAAATGATTGTGTCCCACAAACAAGTGCATCTATGTCGGTCAAGCCCAAAGTGTGTTCATAAaacacagtgacagtgtgtgcaCATCACAGCTGacctcacaacaacacactccCTCACTCTATAGTGTACTGTACGTCTATAGGTTCCCTAGAGGTGAaagtatagtgtgtgtgtgttcccctcCTCTACCCGTCTGTGAGATTGTAACCTGATACTTGTGTGTCCAGAATAGACGAAGCCAGCTATTCTCGAGCCGACTGAACTGCAGGAATCTCAACCTATAGTCACTGTGAACTAGGTCACCAGCACCTTCAACACTCAACTacagagagggaaagggggAGAGGGACACAGGCACACTCGTGAACCCAGCACATAAAGATATGATGCACCTGCAACCGGCTGGTGCTGGCTTTtactgcacgcacacacacccacacacgcacgtacacacacccacTCTGTCTGGTGAGTGAGAACAGAGTGAGGGCATTGTAAATGGAGAATAATGCTGCATTACCTGAATGTGAACTTGGAGCAAACAAAGTTAGCAACCAAACGTTTATAAACAGACTtctaaaaacaaacaggattgTATGTTTGGttatatttctctctattttgtCTAAACAACAGATTAACTTCTTCATTACAATGACTTTGTACAGACCTTCAAACGAAAGAAACGAATGAAGGAACAATCCAAGGCCAGCAAAGGACAATAGTATGAATACTCTGCCAAGCTGTCCTCTTTAATTGAGAGGAAATATAACCTGTATTAACACCTGCACCTTATCCACAGGTACATGAGAAAGGTCACAGAATCTACAGGTGGCTCTGCTTCCATGCTACTATCAGTCGTAACACTATGAGTtacaagtgtttttatttccaacAGGATGAAAATCAGGCTGGTATCATTGAATAAAACGATCCAATTATGATCCTGTTTCTTTCTAGTATTTTTACTATCAAAAAACATGCGGAGACGTCTTAGTGCATGTAAACTGTCCTGAATTCTTTATATTGGACTATTCCAGCTCTTCCCTGCAAGGCTGAACAGAAAGAAGAATGTAACAACCCTTAAAATATGAGGAAGAGCCATCTAATGTGAATTAGCTTATTCctaatctcacaatgttaaagctcATCTCCCAGTGTAGGCTTCCCGTCAATAAATCACATGTCCAAACCCTGTTATGTTTGCTCCATTCTGGCTGAACAGAttgaaatgttgctgtgacaCTGGGATAGTGTGCGTCACCGTGACAACCTCCATGCTTTCTATCTATAGTgtacataaaatacacatcaaatcAAACAATACTGAGCTCATTTGTTATGAATAGGtgatcatttaaatttaaagaaaacccCTGTATTCCATAGCTTTGCACTGCCTATAGCAAATAAATCTTTACTACATGTGTCAATGCCAAAACCTGTGTGCACCTTACCTGGACTGGCACATCGTCCAAGAGCTTGATGGGTCCTGAAAAAGCGAAGGCATGACGATTGGATTGTACGGCCGGCCTGCAGCTTCATGCAAGAAACCCCACTGAACACGGGGGCAGAGCAGTTGGCCGCCACAACACGAAGGAGGCTCGCCATGGTGCACACACACCGGGAGGAGCTCAACAGGACAGGCAGCACTCCTCCTGTGGAACAGataggagagacaggtgaggaatAAGGGCACAGACAGAGTAGCACAgacagggggaggggagggttgTGGGAGAAGAGGAATAAAGGTGAAAATAAGAGTCTCAATGCGTTAAAGCCAGCCTTATCAGCTAACTGCACACACTTGAATTTGAAAGGGTTGAGCAGAGATATGTTCCACTCTGTTAActtgtagaaaaccacacagtaTGTATGACCTTCTGTTTaaacaagtcacattcactgACATTCCTCCCTGTATTTGCACATCCAACACATATTCAGTCTGCTGGACGAATCCAGTCTATCAGAGGTTAATAATATTACACAAGTTTatatgaaagaagaaaagcGTTATTTTTATATCCACATATTAACAAACGCAAGGTCAACAGTCACTTCTTGAAACTGCAGAGATCTGAAGGACTCTGAGGCAGTAAAACAGCATGAGGGATGGCATGTTGACTTAAAAGAGAGATACTAGAACAAGGATAGACTGGAGCAGCTTAGCTGGTGAAGGAGAGAATGAACCAGAATTAACTGGCAATAAAAACAACTCTCTCGCTCCACGTGTCCTTGTTTGTTAGTTTAAGGTCAAAACACACATTAGGTTGAAAGTCAAATTCATTCTTAGAATAATAACAGCTTTATTCAATAGTGCTGACATAAGAATTAAACTGATGAGTTAGTCGACTGTCCAAAAATGTATTCTTAACCTTTTAAGGTTGATTTATCACTTAAATCCTTTATTTTTGGTCTTTCATGACCTTGACCCTATTATTTAGATTGAACAATGGACTATTTTTATAAATCATCCAAATATAGTATATGATCATACTAATTGTAAATTATACTGCCTTGGGTGATTTTCCACTAATTAGCACAAAAGCAcaacataaagacaaaaaaaactctGTGGCAAATGCATATTTGTCATGACATGTATTTGAATTAAAGGATCATTATTAGGGCTGCAAGTAACAATTGTTTCATGATCAATTTACTGGCCGACAGTTTTCGCAATGAAACAATAAacctttttattatataaaaatgtctGTTATAATTCCCAAAGTGCAGTTTGACACCATATAATGTCTTGATTTGTCCAACCAAGTGTTGTGTTATTTGAAGATTACAATTACTAACAATTaatttcctgctgcagctctgttcaATTCATCCAAACCAATAAAGCTGCAAAGCACAAACACTTTAACAATCTACAAAACCATTGTTGTGTTCTGTGATCATTTTTAAACTTTGAAAGGAAGATGTCATTAATAGTGATTATATTTTTGATTAAATGACTAATTGTTTGGACGAGAAATGTCCATCAGCATTTATCAAGTCGTGTCCAAGTGGCTTTTTCGTGCAACTAACAGAGCAAAAGccaaatataatttattattgATTATAGAAATCAAATCTGTTGATCAATTAACCGATTAATCGTCTTTCAGCTCTACTCAAGGCAGACTATGGTCTTTTAATCAGAGAGGATTAACTCTGGCTTtatgaccgtgtgtgtgtgcgtgtgcatgtgtgtgtgtgcttgtgcgggttgtgttgtgtttatgacCTGATATAAAAGAAAGGGGGCCAATAAATGAAAGTAACACGTCACCAGAAAAATGAATGACATCCAGCTAACGGTTTGCTAACATGTTGCTACCGTTAGCAAATTgaataatatgaaataaaaatgaaacaactAAGAAATAATAACCATCAGTGGTTCAACCCGGGTCATAAACATCCGCCTGTGACCCAGTGTGACGACAATAACAACAAATGGTTCCAGACAACAACAGAAGCGAAAGCGTGTGTAAAATGGtggattttgtgtgttttcgaTGAACCAGAGCAAAGTGTACAAACCGGCACTTGTGTGTTTTGGTCTCCTCTCACTGCGGAgtgagcaggaggtgcaggaggcggtggaggagcaggaggagaaggaggtgggaGTGGAAAGCTAAAAACGAGCTAACGAGTTCGCTAGCCGCCGCtggctaacacacacacacacacacaaacacacacaacaacacacaccaaTGTCTCCGTTAAGGAAGGAGACGTGCGAGGAGGAACAAAGTGAAACATGTGCAAAGGAGGAGAATCGTTTCGAGGAGcagaaagaaggaggagaagtggacTGACCTTTGCAGACAGGTCCTGTctcgctgctgcagctcaggagaACTCTGTGTCCACCCGGAAGATGGACGCTGCGGCACCCGTCGTTCGCTTATTATTGGGTCgtgtgaggatgatgatgatgatgcaccAGAGTACTTTtcatattaaattttttttaaaacatgttttatactttataccaCAGAGAGTTTCTTGTTCGTGTAAACCTGGTTGGCAATGAAACTCGAGTCTGCTTCTGATTTATCTCATTTGTTTGATCACTTTTTAACTTCAAGAACTTTATTAATTTGCCCgtttgtttacttttttcaatgcacacacacacaaacacatttgtacTGCTTTCATGTGCAATGATACTTGAAGATCTAGACTCATATTTATCAAAACtcatttgtacatttttaattgtcattggtttgttttttttaatctttgtttaTTGTGAGATTATATTGTTTCTATtccattgtatttatttgcttgTATATAAACACAAGAACATTGATTTTTAGTTATATGTTGGATCATATCAGAATTGACGTCCCAAAACCTATGCCCAAAACACAGCACATTTGCCCTACTTCCACTGAGGGGCgctattttactattcttatcAACCAAGGCCTCAGATCTTTTGGATTCACACCTTTTTTAATAGAGTGTATGATTCATACCCGGGGCTTCCTCTATTCGAGGTGACACTGTTCCGCCTCAACATAAAACAGGCCAAGGTTGCACAACACAAGTCTCATATATCTACACTTCTTCATATTTTATCATGAATTAATTGgatcacattttgttttgagcTTCATTGCCCCTGAAATTAAGGAACTGATCATTTGATCTGTTGAAGTGGAGAAGATACTAACAGTTGATTCATGAGGGGTGTTTCTAGATGCTGCATTACTTCTCCAGATCATAATTACATGCGATCTAAGACGTGAAGTCTTGTCTTTCAGTGCTGACATACTGGAAGTTTAGATTGTGCTTTTGTGGGTCAACATGTGTTGCTGTGCTGATAGAGACACATGGGAGGTGATTATGGTTTTATCTGTGTTAATAAAACTTCTTCGTCTGTATTATTCAGTAAATCTGTTCAATCTGTTCAATCTACTTTGTTCACTTgtactgtatgtactgtatgaagcagatctctctctctatgtctctcacacacacacacacaaacacacacgcacacacaaacattgtatATGTATCCTATcttacctaaacctaattctgaCCCGAACCATAAAAGCAAGTCAAACAGCCAATTACAGGTAGGCCAAAAGGCAAGGAGTTCTGACTGGAAATGTCCTGACTGAGTTCTATAGACTCaaaatgaccccccccccacacacacacacacacacacacacacacacagggatcaTCTGTTTCTCTTTATCTGGCTCAGATTGTGGAATGCATTGTTACTGCGTCTGCTTCTCATTGTGGCCCTTCACCAAAAAGACAGCTCTTCTAATTGCATTCGCTTTGCGTTGCACTTCTTTGATTTTCTTCGCTTTAAGTCTCTGTCCCTTTTCGTCTTCCTGTGACATTTGAACTGTAAATCTAACCAGCACAGGTGGCATTGTGATTCCAGGAAGCAGGTGGAAGAACATTTCCATGTTTAAATCCCTATTTCAAGTCAGTTTAAAGGAAATCACTCTGTTGTCGACCTTACTGTATTCACGGTTTCACTCTATTCTAGAATCAGTTACCTCTCCTCCTTATCAGAAGTGATAaagtgatgtgtgtttttcccaTGTTGTTGTTTGGAAAGTTAAAGCTTTAGTTTGCAACCACGGGCAAAACTACCAATTACGGGTTCCCAACTTTCatgacactgaaaaaaaaagaaagtatgGATTCAACATGGATTCACTGCCCACTCTTTCAAATCACACTCAAAAACATCTTTAACTTGGATCAGGGTCTTGTTCCAACATTTTATGGCTTGAAAACAGATCTTTGTAGAATTTATGTTGACAGGTCCAGCGAATACACAGCAAAGAGTAAACAAAAGGATGATGAGAACTGGTCTCGCCTCCATATTCCTGATGTTTCGTGTCATGTTACTTTGAGTTTAGTGTAAAAACCAATTCACATCTGTTTTAATTTTCTACTGCACTAACTTCTACTGATTTCAAATGTGAATCAAGACATTTGTAGCTGGGAGTTGTGGGAGGGGAGACGTAGATGTTCCTGTCAGAGAGTGGTCCCAGTGAACTCACCTGTGGGCACGTTTGACTCAGACTTTGAGGTGTGACCTATTTCAGACGGCAGCGTCAGTAAACCTGTCAGCTTTATTTATGGTCACTGCCATTTCTCTTCATTTAAAAGCTCTATAGTTTCAGTTGAACACCAAAGGCTTCGGGCCACTTTCACTTTCGTCCTGCCCCCATTCAGGCCGCAATGTATCTCCTTTCATTTCACTTTACAAACCCACCTCTGAGGGATAGTGACACATGTTAAACTCAAAACAATCTACTATCAGTCTTCACCGTGTGTTTAAAAGTCATTCTGTGGTTTACTGATCCTTGCAGGGATATTGTCTGTTCACTTCCCTGACACgtgtgaggtcaaaggtcaaagctcAGCCTTGAAGCAGGTTGGGATTCAGCCTCTTGATCAATGACAGAGAAACAGGCAACAATGAATTGTTGATTTTGTGCAGAATTTACTGTACGTGAGGGATATTGACAGTTTTTTCTAAAagtcagctgagagagagagagagagagagaaagagagagagaaagagatttttGAGCAAGAAAATGCTTTGAAGTCACAGAGAATTCCAGGAGTTTCCTGTTAACAAGCCTCGGGTGTAATGTGaaccaggagtgtgtgtgtgtgtgtgtgtctgtgtgcgagcTGCGAACAGTCTTCCCAGTCAGTCTCTGGCTGCCGGTGCGAGCTGCTACCATCACTGCATTCTTTTCTATCCTCTTATTCCTTTGTCAGTCTTTCCAGATTGGGTCCACCTGTTTTTTTTAGGACACATAATGTTTCAGTCGTCAGTGGGGTTTTGAATTTGGAATCAAAGTACGTACGTATCTtttgattccttttttttttaactcttaaGTCACGTTCATACAACTCGTGCAACCATCTCGTGTGTTTCAGAAGCAACGCTGCTGCCCGTGAGGATTTGTGAGATGCTGACCAGTTCCAGCTGATAGACAAATGAACCAACCAACCGTGTCAGTAAGGATGTGTAATTACTACACCTCACATTTGCATCTGCTGTTGTTTGCGGTTTTGTGGAGCCTCAGCTTCCTGAGCCCGCTCTCCGCCTGGCCGGGCACCGGTCGCAGCAAGCCAAAGGATCAGCAGGACCCTAATGTTCGGGACTGGGGGGACTATTCGGACCTCCCTCCGGGGATCGAGCAGGGACAGGTGGATGAAGAAGTAGAACATGCAGACAACAGAGGTGCAGGAGTATCAACATCCAGCCTGGCTCCTGAGCTGGATTTCCTGGCTGAATTTGCAGGTAAGAGAACAGATCAGctgatgtgtgtctttgtgcgtcGACCGTCTCACAACCTCCTTCAACCCTCTAGGTAAAAAGCGGTTGTGGGTGATAACAGCGCCATCGCACAATGACCACTACCTGCATATGATGGAGAAACAGCTGGAAGAGATGGAGCAGGTACTCTACTGATTTATTCCCTAGTCAGAACAAAAACCCTACATGGGAATTTCACTCTCAACTGTTTTCCTCTCACACGCAGAAAGTGCTGAACTGTCGTCTAGCAGAAAGAGacaccttcatcatcaccatcattcAGAACGCCATGATGGAAGGTCGGATACAGAAAACAGCTTTCCCGGGAGAAGCCACGGTCGAGAGTCTCGACCCGGACACAGTTACCAGGCTGCTGCACTACCTGGACCTCAACAACCAGGTAAACAGGCTGCCATGAAAACAAAGCGTTTTTCCTTTGTGGTTCACCTGCTCTTGACTTCTTCTTTACACTCAACACCCATCGGTTCAGGAGCAAGGCTTCACCATGCTGGTTCTGAAGAAGAATCTGTTTGTCAGTGAGCGGTTCCCCTATCCGGTCCGAGTGGAGGCGATTCTGGAGCTCATCGATCAGTTCCCAatgaggaagctggagaagatGACCAGAAAAGGAGCCAACATAAGGTCCCATTATACCACTGTGTTATTACTGCACTAACAGAAAACTAAAGAGTGCTTTTATAAGGTCGTTCTGCACAGTTTACTATTAAACAGGGTATTTTGTAGGatgaaaagaaatataaaataaataagcaaaacTGCATTTTTCCATCATATTAACGTAATGCACACATTTTCCAAATGTCCGGCAATATGAATGatcaagatgtaaacatgtaTTATCAAAGTGACTCTGCTGTACAATGCAAGTTAATGGTTCTTATATGGTACTTATTATAGAAGTTAtttagaagaaaaaagaaacccaaaatgctgatgttatttttttattatttcaggtGTAGCCCTGTTAAAAAGAAGGTTATGGTGAAAAGGAAAAAGCTAAAGAGGAAGATGGTGCTGGGCTCTCAGAGGCAGGGAAATGGGACTTCTGTGGCGGCTCTACCAAGAAAACCTCTAGACAAAAAAGCCGCCTTGAGGAGTAAGATCCAGGAAATACTAAGTGGACGGTCGAGGTTTGTTATCCGTAAGGTGCATGCTGCAGGGTCCACGAGAGGAAGGGACTCAAACAGCGGTGGTCGAGCCGCTGCCAACGGACtggaaaaagagacagagcacagttctccctctgtgtcaaAGAGCAACGAAGAAGTAAAGAAGCCCAGGTGCAGTCTCTTCATATTCCTTGACAGCTTTTCAAACATAAAGGGAGGAGTATGAATATCGTGATATCTCTGAAACCGTGCTTTGGTTTTGTGAACCCATCTGGTTTGTCACGCCTCCCGTTTACACCAGATACGGATTATTTTCTTGGCACTGGATGAACTTCAAAGTAAAGCCTTTGTGTTGCATTGCAGGCCCGAGTCCACTGTGGAAGAAGATAAGAAGACACATGGAGGGAGAAACAACGAGGACAAAAGAGAGCAAAATGTAAAGGAAGATACACAGGAGAAACCCGGCTCAAAGAAgaagggaaaaggaaagaaaggaaagaaaggtAAAGGGAGAGGCAAGAAGTCCAACAGAGAAGCCAGTGATGAGGATAAAGCGGCCTTGAAGGACTTTTTGGATAGTTTAAAGGGAAACAGAAGGTTGATGGTGAGAACTTTCTCTTTTGAAGTCTGTTACAGCGATATctttattacaaatacatagGAAACCTTGGACCATTTGGACTAATGTTCAAGTTTCTCTAGCTGATCTCAACGCCCAGCAGAGAAGCGACGCTTTACATCCAGCAGAAAGAGGAGAATGAGAGAAGTCACTGTGGCCTCGGCATCAGGAAGATCAGCGTTGGGACCATTGTTGAAGGCAGTGACGCAACACTCACGCTGCAGCACCACCAGCTCGGTAGGCAGTGTTTACATATGTGTGTAGAACAAATAGAATATTTGGCATCCAAAACATTTCCGTTACCAATAAGCCTCATGTGTACACGTTTAACCAAATGGCTTCCATGGTACTTCAGTACAACAGATTTGGATCTGTAACACGGACCATGCTCTTTTGACTTGGTTGccaacatttgttgttgttgtttaaatgCTGCGGGAACGTCTGACTGCCAAGACATCAGTCAGCAGCGGAGCAGCAGCTGTTAGTGGAAAACAAAGCATCGACAGCCGTGCTCGTGGTTCTGTGAGGTTGTAATCAGCCTCTTAAACTACAAAGGTTTTAGCTCAATGGTAACACAGCTTTGCTAAACTTGTGAGCATACTGACATTTCCTAATTTGCAGGAAACAAAAGCTCTGGCAGAATGCTATttgtctctgcaggaggaaaagTCGGGCACCACCAAAGTCATTAAAGTTCCTTATGGGGGAAAATATTAATGTGGGAACCTAATTTCATGAGAATCAATTCAATAGGCTTGGATGTTTTGCTCAAAACCACAAACATCTCTTGGTGACACATTGGGAGTCATTTCTCAGGAGGCTTCTTAAACAATTCAGTTGTTGTTGAGAAATGTTAGTTTGGACTAAAATGGCAGGCTGACAgctgacaaataaaacaattgagTTAGACACTCTCACATACAACAACACTGTGCAACCACAGCAATTAGACATTGACACAACATGTTGTGGATCTAAAGGTAAACAACAGTCTGCAGTAACATTTCAGTTCCTCAGAAAAAGGATTTTAGGTCGAAGAGTTCCAGGTACTTTTGGTTAAAATGCAGCAATATAgtattgttgtggttgttttggggGCTCATCACACTGTTCCTGTTGTTTTATCTGCACACATTAATTAATATAttcatatgtatgtgtgtgtttcaggatcAGAGCCTCCACTCAATGATGTGTCAGAGCAGCTCTTTGGTTCAGGCCTGATCTCCCTGTTGAGAGCTGAGCTCGGCCTGTCATCCGCTGACCTCTTCTCCATGACCGTCACAGACTACGACATGAGGCCTGATGTAAGAACTGCTTTTTGTCTGCTTCTCTCTTGTTTCATAATCTAATATGGACAGAGGAAATATGTGACAAACGCCAAATGTATCTTCCTCCAGAGAGTGTTTGAGGCTCCGCCATCGAGCTCTGTTCTGTTCGAGTACATCGACAACTTCCCCTCAAGGCgctcagagaaagaaaaagagaagaagagccccACAGTCTGCACCAAAGACAAAGAGCCTGGAGCGGAGAACTCCCTGCTCAGGTAAATTAACGTCATTCAGTGATCAATATCATCAACTGTCCTCGAGGCAACGTCTGGGTCCCTTTCTTGCTACTAGGAAATCCAAAGTAGCATTGTCAACTGAAAGTAAAGTAATGATTAGCATTAATTTCATGGTAGAGTATGACAATGGCCTTTGATTGTGCATGAGACATTAGACAATAAAACTTGACTCTTCTTTCTGAACGTTTAGGTTCATGTCTAAGAGGAGACTGCTGCTCgtctctgctccctctgagGACGACTACTCCTTCCAACAGCAGCTCACTGCTCTCAACGGACACAAGTGTCACCTGGGTGAGTCCACCTTACATTTCACAATCAgtgtataaatgaaaatgtcataGATGTGCTTAAtgtgatgaaaataaaagtaatcaACCGCAACTTGACATGTATTTTTTCGGAGGAAgctttcattaaaaatgtactGCCCACCTATAATATTCAAGTGTGCATTTCTCTAGTAATGTTTGTTAATTTGAACGCATGAGCTGctgaaagacatattcttgggTCTCTCCTCAGGTATTCGCCACTTTGCCATGTTAAAGTTGACTGGGACTGGAAGCAAAGCGTCAGGAAGTGTTGAGTTATTTCCATTAAATGGTGAGTCACAGTGATGTGGGGCGGTGAGGTGgatctgtttattcaaatttgcTCCAAATGGGTCCACTGGAATCTTTCTTGGGTCATGCCCtccacaaagtttcatggaaatcggtgTGGTAGTTTGACCTAGTTTGAGTAGTTTCATGTTGACAGcgaagaaaacatcatcaaacacTTTGGAGGAAGTAAAAATATTATGTGAACATACATAAAGAATTTTAGATTTTAGGTAgatttttgctgttgtttgtaAATGTTCCTCTGTCATCCCTCCTCCAGGTCACAGTCAGAGTGAGGTGGAGCCGTTGTCCCGCGACATGGTCAACAACATGAGAGAGCAGCTGAAGATCAGCAAGGACTACTTCAGCATGCTGATCGTGGGGAAGGACGGCGACGTCAAGGCGTGGTTCCCATCCCCCATGTGGTCCCTGGA encodes:
- the ccdc80l2 gene encoding coiled-coil domain-containing protein 80, which produces MCNYYTSHLHLLLFAVLWSLSFLSPLSAWPGTGRSKPKDQQDPNVRDWGDYSDLPPGIEQGQVDEEVEHADNRGAGVSTSSLAPELDFLAEFAGKKRLWVITAPSHNDHYLHMMEKQLEEMEQKVLNCRLAERDTFIITIIQNAMMEGRIQKTAFPGEATVESLDPDTVTRLLHYLDLNNQEQGFTMLVLKKNLFVSERFPYPVRVEAILELIDQFPMRKLEKMTRKGANIRCSPVKKKVMVKRKKLKRKMVLGSQRQGNGTSVAALPRKPLDKKAALRSKIQEILSGRSRFVIRKVHAAGSTRGRDSNSGGRAAANGLEKETEHSSPSVSKSNEEVKKPRPESTVEEDKKTHGGRNNEDKREQNVKEDTQEKPGSKKKGKGKKGKKGKGRGKKSNREASDEDKAALKDFLDSLKGNRRLMLISTPSREATLYIQQKEENERSHCGLGIRKISVGTIVEGSDATLTLQHHQLGSEPPLNDVSEQLFGSGLISLLRAELGLSSADLFSMTVTDYDMRPDRVFEAPPSSSVLFEYIDNFPSRRSEKEKEKKSPTVCTKDKEPGAENSLLRFMSKRRLLLVSAPSEDDYSFQQQLTALNGHKCHLGIRHFAMLKLTGTGSKASGSVELFPLNGHSQSEVEPLSRDMVNNMREQLKISKDYFSMLIVGKDGDVKAWFPSPMWSLDSVYDLVDSMELRLQEEKLQKRLGIHCPEDRGRGGSEAGHYHGYDEDRAEERYS